One genomic segment of Synechocystis sp. LKSZ1 includes these proteins:
- a CDS encoding CmpA/NrtA family ABC transporter substrate-binding protein — protein MVKDSASQLLSPSLEQMLSGNASSPGVCQSCGDYHLTEDHWQYMADMPQDPIDLVSDLVKMGLYSTEALDLADLMVHQELREALFVDQMAGDNPDLRGLYEDLINEAGGLDAAFTAAFGPQAAEFFNTTVKRGPFTRRKFLKQVAVAGGILALGFSTQNALGQSKNPSGPPEKKKLRIGFIPITCATPILMSDPLGFYKKYGLDVDLVKMPSWAAVRDSAIAGELDAYHMLSPMPISITLGLGSAAFPIRLASIENINGQAITVAMKHKDKVKGPKDFKGFRIGVPFPYSMHNLLLRYYLATGGIDPDKDVKISAVPPPDSVAKLSVGDLDAMLMPDPFNQRAVFQKVGFIHMLTKDLWNGHPCCAFAASKKWIDQYPNSFRAVNKAIIDGCGYAKNAVNRTRIAKAISSREYLNQPEPVVAAVLTGKFENGLGQTLNVPDRISFDPYPWHSFAYWITSQMVRWSLLPAQQAKYADIAKQVFMDDVARQLAKEVGQNPPTKELRVEKLKYDTFNPANPAAYIAAQRKKYGE, from the coding sequence ATGGTCAAGGATAGTGCATCTCAGTTGCTCAGTCCGTCCTTAGAGCAGATGTTATCAGGGAACGCTTCTAGCCCTGGGGTTTGCCAAAGTTGCGGTGACTACCATCTCACAGAGGATCACTGGCAGTACATGGCGGATATGCCCCAGGATCCCATTGATTTAGTAAGTGACCTGGTAAAAATGGGTCTCTACAGCACCGAGGCCCTAGATTTAGCGGATCTGATGGTCCACCAAGAGTTACGAGAGGCCCTGTTTGTCGATCAAATGGCCGGCGATAATCCCGACCTGCGGGGCCTCTACGAAGATCTGATCAACGAGGCTGGGGGACTGGATGCGGCCTTTACAGCTGCCTTTGGCCCCCAAGCGGCAGAGTTCTTTAACACCACTGTCAAACGCGGCCCCTTTACCCGTCGTAAGTTTCTCAAGCAAGTGGCTGTCGCTGGCGGTATTTTGGCCCTGGGGTTCTCCACCCAAAATGCCCTTGGCCAGAGCAAAAATCCCAGTGGGCCGCCGGAAAAGAAAAAGCTACGGATTGGGTTTATTCCCATCACCTGTGCCACTCCCATCCTCATGTCCGACCCCCTGGGCTTCTATAAAAAGTATGGCCTAGATGTTGATCTGGTTAAAATGCCGAGCTGGGCAGCCGTCAGGGATTCCGCCATTGCAGGGGAATTGGATGCCTACCACATGCTCTCCCCGATGCCCATTTCTATCACCCTTGGCCTGGGGTCGGCGGCCTTTCCCATCCGTCTAGCTAGCATCGAAAATATTAATGGCCAGGCCATTACCGTGGCCATGAAGCACAAAGACAAAGTAAAAGGGCCCAAAGACTTTAAAGGCTTCCGCATTGGGGTTCCTTTCCCCTACTCCATGCACAATCTCCTACTCCGTTACTATTTGGCCACCGGCGGCATTGACCCCGATAAGGATGTCAAAATCAGCGCCGTCCCCCCACCAGACAGTGTGGCCAAGCTCTCCGTCGGTGATTTAGATGCCATGCTGATGCCCGACCCCTTTAATCAACGAGCGGTCTTTCAAAAGGTCGGTTTTATCCACATGCTGACTAAAGACCTCTGGAATGGCCACCCCTGCTGTGCCTTTGCGGCTAGTAAAAAATGGATTGACCAGTATCCCAACAGCTTCCGTGCCGTCAATAAGGCCATTATCGATGGCTGTGGCTACGCCAAAAATGCCGTCAATCGCACCCGGATTGCTAAGGCGATCTCCTCCCGCGAATATCTAAACCAGCCGGAACCGGTGGTGGCCGCTGTCCTGACCGGCAAATTTGAGAATGGCCTGGGCCAAACCCTGAATGTCCCTGACCGGATTAGCTTTGATCCCTATCCCTGGCATAGCTTTGCCTACTGGATTACCTCTCAGATGGTGCGCTGGAGCCTACTGCCGGCCCAACAGGCAAAATACGCCGACATTGCCAAGCAGGTCTTTATGGATGATGTGGCCCGGCAACTGGCCAAGGAAGTGGGTCAAAATCCTCCCACCAAGGAATTGCGGGTTGAAAAACTGAAGTACGACACCTTCAATCCGGCCAATCCCGCCGCCTACATCGCGGCCCAACGCAAAAAATATGGTGAGTAG
- the ntrB gene encoding nitrate ABC transporter permease: MATKSIWRRHENLWAVLLSLLLLALLLILWEWGYQAKIFAELMPSATDTLKEVWFWLSNPFYDKGPNDKGIGIQLLVSLRRVAIGFTIGSVIAIPLGFLIGLNPIVSKAIDPFIQLLKPVSPLAWLPLGLGLLKSSEITALFVIAITSVWPTLINTKFGVSNVDPMYLDVARTLGASPWRTMTKVILPAAAPNIIAGLRISIGIAWLVIVAAEILVGGTGIGYFIWNEWNNLKITSIITAIIVVGLVGLLLDRLFGLLQQWVSFGRTT; the protein is encoded by the coding sequence ATGGCGACTAAAAGTATTTGGCGTCGGCACGAAAATCTCTGGGCTGTTCTACTCTCCCTCCTGTTGTTAGCGTTGTTGTTAATCCTTTGGGAATGGGGCTATCAGGCCAAAATTTTTGCCGAATTGATGCCCTCGGCCACCGACACCCTTAAGGAGGTCTGGTTTTGGTTATCCAATCCTTTCTACGATAAAGGGCCTAACGATAAAGGTATTGGGATTCAGCTTTTGGTGAGCCTCCGGCGGGTTGCCATTGGCTTTACCATCGGCAGTGTGATTGCCATTCCCCTGGGTTTTTTAATTGGCCTGAATCCCATTGTCTCCAAGGCCATCGATCCCTTTATCCAATTACTAAAGCCCGTTTCCCCCCTGGCCTGGCTCCCCCTGGGCCTGGGATTGCTCAAAAGCTCGGAAATCACGGCTTTGTTCGTCATTGCCATTACCAGTGTCTGGCCAACCCTGATCAATACCAAGTTTGGGGTCAGTAACGTCGATCCAATGTATTTGGATGTGGCCCGTACCCTTGGGGCCTCTCCCTGGCGCACGATGACCAAAGTTATCTTGCCCGCCGCCGCCCCTAATATTATTGCGGGCCTCCGCATTAGCATCGGTATTGCTTGGCTGGTGATTGTTGCGGCGGAAATTCTGGTCGGAGGCACCGGCATTGGCTATTTCATCTGGAATGAATGGAACAACCTCAAAATCACGAGCATTATCACCGCCATTATTGTGGTGGGCTTGGTGGGCCTTCTGCTAGACCGGCTGTTTGGTTTGTTACAACAATGGGTCTCCTTTGGCAGAACCACCTAA
- a CDS encoding ABC transporter ATP-binding protein, translating to MTQSPLLHDGNGLAIPKAHLSLRNIAMVYEGQSGFLDQIVRRKPKRSRYVALQEISLEIERNTFVSIIGPSGCGKSTLLNIIAGLAEPSEGAVTLNGKLITAPGPDRGIVFQNYALLPWLTVSENLHFAIETVYPKMPKFERGVLVYEHLKLVGLDGAERKYPHELSGGMKQRVGIARALAIDPEILLMDEPFGALDALTRGFLQDEVSRIWEEKKKTVVMITHSIEEALLLSDRIVMMTRGPAAQIAEVLTVPFPRPRHRDTLDQQAGYHDLKARMEQHLSQETRAVEEARIRLSS from the coding sequence ATGACGCAATCTCCACTACTTCATGACGGGAATGGGTTGGCTATCCCCAAGGCCCATCTTTCTCTGCGCAATATTGCCATGGTCTACGAGGGCCAATCGGGATTTCTCGACCAAATCGTTCGACGCAAACCCAAACGCAGTCGCTATGTGGCCCTCCAAGAGATTAGCCTTGAGATTGAGCGCAATACTTTTGTCTCAATCATTGGCCCTTCTGGCTGTGGCAAATCAACACTTCTCAATATCATTGCGGGCTTGGCGGAACCCTCCGAGGGGGCCGTCACCCTCAACGGGAAATTAATTACCGCTCCGGGCCCAGACCGGGGCATTGTTTTCCAGAACTATGCCCTGCTTCCCTGGCTGACGGTCTCGGAAAATCTTCATTTTGCCATCGAAACGGTCTACCCCAAAATGCCCAAATTTGAACGGGGTGTTTTAGTCTACGAGCATCTCAAGTTGGTGGGCCTGGATGGAGCAGAACGCAAGTATCCCCATGAATTATCGGGCGGCATGAAACAGCGTGTCGGGATTGCGCGGGCCTTGGCCATCGATCCCGAAATTCTCTTGATGGATGAACCCTTTGGGGCCCTAGATGCCCTGACGCGGGGATTTCTTCAAGATGAAGTGTCTCGCATTTGGGAAGAAAAGAAAAAAACCGTGGTCATGATCACCCACAGTATCGAGGAGGCCCTGCTCCTCTCCGACCGCATTGTGATGATGACGCGGGGGCCCGCCGCTCAAATTGCGGAGGTGTTAACGGTGCCCTTTCCCCGGCCCCGCCATCGCGATACCCTAGACCAGCAGGCGGGTTACCACGACCTCAAGGCCCGCATGGAACAACATCTTTCCCAGGAGACCCGCGCCGTGGAAGAGGCCCGCATTCGCCTATCCAGCTAG
- the cynS gene encoding cyanase, with the protein MTTLPEFTQTLLAAKKAKGLTFADLEKILGQDEVWIAALFYGQASATPAEAEKIAEALGLDPAVTAPLMACPTKGLGPVVPTDPLIYRFYEIMQVYGMPVKEVIHEKFGDGIMSAIDFTLEVDKVEDPKGDRVKVTMCGKFLPYKKW; encoded by the coding sequence ATGACGACCCTACCTGAGTTCACCCAAACGCTCCTTGCCGCCAAAAAAGCTAAGGGCCTGACCTTCGCTGACCTAGAAAAGATCCTCGGCCAAGATGAAGTTTGGATCGCGGCCCTGTTCTATGGCCAGGCCAGTGCCACCCCGGCAGAGGCCGAAAAAATTGCCGAGGCCCTGGGTCTCGACCCAGCGGTGACGGCGCCCCTAATGGCCTGCCCGACCAAAGGCCTTGGCCCTGTGGTTCCCACCGACCCCCTCATCTACCGCTTCTACGAAATCATGCAAGTCTATGGGATGCCAGTCAAAGAAGTGATTCACGAAAAATTTGGCGACGGCATCATGAGTGCTATTGATTTCACCCTGGAGGTAGATAAGGTGGAAGACCCCAAAGGCGACCGGGTCAAAGTGACTATGTGTGGTAAGTTCTTACCCTACAAAAAATGGTAA
- a CDS encoding FAD-dependent oxidoreductase, translated as MRIVLVGGGHSHALVLHYWSQRPLPGVELVLISNVHQAPYSGMVPGYLAGLYRHGEIHIDLPSLAEGAQARFVLDTAIAVDPDNQRLHTPNQGWLDFDLLSLDLGSTPYLGPLAGAEWVLPAKPVPQFLEAWQDFLVKTRSPLVKTVTLAIVGGGAGGVELALNLQARLRYLFDQRPISPRLQIHLLHQGEHLLPGHSRQARRWVSQMLRQRGIQVSLGKTVKAVEKDFSQGFPMAPLTTYAVIDQTGHQIAANLVLWVTQASAPDWLRPSGLTLDDRGFIQVGPTLQSLSHSFIFASGDIASLTPHPCPKAGVFAVRQGRPLFENLRRYCLHQPLKPYIPQKRYLSLLGTGQQTALASWGPWAWHSALAWRWKDWLDRRFMAKFAQYHH; from the coding sequence ATGAGAATTGTCCTAGTCGGTGGCGGCCATAGCCATGCCCTGGTGCTTCACTATTGGAGCCAGCGGCCACTCCCTGGGGTCGAGTTAGTACTGATTAGTAATGTCCATCAGGCCCCCTATTCCGGCATGGTGCCTGGTTACTTGGCGGGATTGTATCGCCATGGCGAAATTCATATTGATCTGCCCTCCCTGGCGGAGGGGGCCCAAGCTCGCTTTGTCCTCGATACCGCCATCGCTGTTGACCCCGATAACCAACGCCTACACACCCCAAATCAGGGTTGGTTAGACTTTGATCTACTGAGTTTAGATCTCGGGAGTACCCCGTACCTGGGCCCGTTGGCCGGGGCCGAGTGGGTACTGCCGGCCAAGCCCGTCCCGCAATTCCTAGAAGCCTGGCAGGATTTTCTGGTCAAAACTCGCTCTCCTTTGGTAAAAACAGTCACCTTAGCGATTGTTGGCGGGGGGGCCGGGGGGGTCGAGTTGGCCCTGAATTTGCAAGCCCGTCTAAGGTATCTATTTGATCAGCGGCCCATATCACCCCGCCTCCAGATTCATTTACTCCACCAAGGGGAACATTTATTGCCGGGCCATAGTCGGCAAGCAAGGCGCTGGGTTAGTCAGATGTTGCGCCAGCGAGGGATTCAAGTCAGCCTAGGCAAAACAGTCAAAGCAGTGGAGAAGGATTTTAGCCAAGGCTTTCCGATGGCCCCGTTAACGACCTATGCCGTGATCGACCAGACAGGGCATCAGATAGCGGCCAATTTAGTCCTTTGGGTGACCCAGGCCAGTGCGCCCGATTGGTTGCGACCGTCAGGATTAACCTTGGATGACCGGGGGTTTATTCAAGTGGGTCCGACTCTGCAAAGCCTGTCCCATTCCTTCATTTTTGCCAGTGGCGACATTGCTAGCCTCACCCCCCATCCCTGTCCCAAAGCCGGGGTGTTTGCTGTGCGTCAGGGCCGGCCCTTGTTCGAGAATTTGCGTCGCTATTGTCTACACCAACCCTTAAAGCCTTATATTCCCCAAAAGCGTTATCTCAGTCTCTTGGGTACCGGCCAACAAACGGCCCTGGCCTCCTGGGGGCCCTGGGCCTGGCATTCGGCCCTGGCCTGGCGTTGGAAAGACTGGCTAGACCGGCGCTTTATGGCCAAATTTGCTCAGTACCATCATTAG
- the rplC gene encoding 50S ribosomal protein L3 → MSIGILGTKLGMTQIFDPEQGIAIPVTVVQAGPCPITQVKTPETDGYSSIQLGYLAVKEKALSQPELGHLKKSETAPVRHLKEYRLDNVSDYQPGQAVTADIFAVGDLVDVAGQTIGRGFAGYQKRHNFKRGNMTHGSKNHRLPGSTGAGTTPGRVFPGKRMAGQYGASQVTIRRLTVVRVDVERNLLLIKGALPGKPGTLLSITPTKKVGRK, encoded by the coding sequence GTGTCTATTGGTATTTTAGGAACAAAACTGGGCATGACCCAGATTTTTGATCCAGAGCAAGGAATTGCAATTCCTGTAACGGTGGTGCAGGCTGGGCCCTGTCCCATCACCCAAGTTAAAACCCCGGAAACTGATGGCTATAGCTCCATTCAGTTGGGTTATTTAGCCGTTAAAGAAAAGGCCCTGAGCCAACCTGAGTTGGGACACCTCAAAAAATCGGAGACGGCTCCTGTTCGTCACCTCAAGGAATATCGTCTGGACAATGTTTCCGACTACCAACCGGGTCAGGCCGTAACGGCAGACATTTTTGCCGTGGGGGATCTAGTCGATGTGGCTGGCCAAACCATTGGTCGGGGTTTTGCTGGTTATCAAAAACGCCACAACTTCAAACGGGGCAACATGACCCACGGTTCTAAGAACCATCGCCTGCCCGGTTCGACGGGGGCTGGTACCACGCCCGGTCGGGTCTTCCCCGGTAAACGGATGGCTGGACAGTACGGCGCTTCCCAAGTCACCATTCGTCGCCTGACGGTTGTAAGAGTTGATGTAGAGCGTAACTTACTGCTCATCAAAGGGGCCCTCCCCGGTAAGCCCGGCACCCTGCTGAGCATTACCCCTACAAAGAAAGTGGGACGTAAATAG
- the rplD gene encoding 50S ribosomal protein L4, whose protein sequence is MVSCVVKNWQGEDVGEASLSLKVAKDENAAHIVHRALVRQQNNARQGNASAKTRAEVRGGGRKPWKQKGTGRARAGSIRSPLWRGGGVIFGPKPRDYSTKMNRKERRLALRTAFSSQSENLVVVESFAENLSQPKTKELAAALTRWGATADKRVLLILTDISENVFLSARNIPYLKVLRADSLNIYDILVADTIVTTPEALAQLQEVYSD, encoded by the coding sequence ATGGTTAGTTGTGTCGTTAAAAATTGGCAAGGGGAAGACGTGGGAGAAGCGTCCCTCTCGCTGAAGGTCGCCAAAGATGAAAATGCGGCCCACATTGTCCACCGGGCCCTTGTCCGTCAGCAAAACAATGCCCGTCAGGGAAATGCCTCTGCCAAAACGCGGGCGGAAGTCCGGGGCGGCGGACGTAAGCCTTGGAAGCAAAAAGGAACGGGGCGAGCCCGGGCCGGTTCGATTCGCTCTCCCCTCTGGCGTGGGGGTGGGGTGATTTTTGGCCCCAAGCCTCGGGACTACAGCACCAAGATGAATCGCAAAGAGCGTCGCTTGGCCCTGAGAACCGCCTTTAGCTCCCAATCGGAAAATCTGGTGGTGGTGGAATCCTTCGCGGAGAACCTCAGTCAACCCAAAACCAAAGAATTGGCGGCGGCCTTAACCCGTTGGGGTGCAACGGCGGATAAGCGAGTTTTGTTGATTTTGACGGATATTTCCGAAAATGTTTTTCTTTCCGCTCGTAATATTCCCTACCTCAAGGTCTTGAGGGCCGATAGCTTGAATATCTACGACATTCTCGTTGCCGATACGATCGTTACCACCCCGGAAGCCCTTGCCCAACTCCAGGAGGTTTATAGTGACTAG
- a CDS encoding 50S ribosomal protein L23, with protein sequence MTSPDTRNLADLIVKPIVTEKATLLLEDNKYTFDVLPKATKPEIKAAIEMLFDVKVTKVNTARPPRKTKRVGRFLGYKPQFKRAIVTLQEGDAISLFPDV encoded by the coding sequence GTGACTAGCCCTGATACTCGTAATCTTGCTGACCTAATTGTCAAACCCATTGTCACCGAGAAGGCCACTCTGCTACTTGAGGACAACAAATATACCTTTGATGTTCTGCCCAAGGCCACCAAGCCAGAAATTAAAGCAGCGATTGAAATGCTCTTTGATGTCAAAGTGACTAAGGTGAACACCGCCCGTCCCCCCCGTAAAACCAAGCGCGTCGGACGTTTCCTCGGATACAAGCCCCAATTTAAACGAGCGATTGTGACGCTCCAGGAAGGCGACGCCATCAGTCTCTTCCCCGATGTTTAA
- the rplB gene encoding 50S ribosomal protein L2, translating into MGIRSYRPYTPGTRQASVSDFSEITKSKPEKSLTTYKHDQKGRNNRGVITSRHRGGGHKQLYRIIDFRRDKRDVPAKVAAIEYDPNRNARIALLFYQDGEKRYILAPAGLTVGTTIIAGEAAPFEVGNALPLSRIPLGSEVHNIELIAGKGGQMVRSAGAFAQVVAKEGDYVTIKLPSKEVRMVRKECYATLGRVGNADFRNLKLGKAGRTRHLGKRPHVRGSVMNPVDHPHGGGEGRAPIGRSGPVTPWGKPALGAKTRNKKKRSTALIVRRRTK; encoded by the coding sequence ATGGGCATCCGTTCCTATCGGCCATACACCCCCGGAACTCGGCAGGCTAGTGTCTCCGACTTCTCCGAAATCACGAAAAGTAAGCCGGAAAAATCCCTGACCACCTACAAGCACGACCAAAAAGGTCGTAACAACCGGGGGGTCATTACCAGTCGCCATCGGGGTGGTGGCCACAAGCAACTCTATCGCATCATTGATTTTCGTCGGGACAAGCGTGATGTTCCCGCCAAAGTGGCAGCTATTGAATACGATCCCAACCGCAATGCCCGGATTGCCCTGCTTTTTTACCAAGACGGGGAAAAACGCTATATTCTAGCTCCAGCCGGATTAACTGTTGGTACTACAATTATTGCGGGAGAAGCGGCCCCCTTTGAAGTGGGGAATGCCCTTCCCCTCAGTCGCATCCCCCTAGGTAGTGAGGTTCATAACATTGAACTGATTGCCGGGAAAGGTGGCCAAATGGTGCGCTCCGCCGGGGCCTTTGCCCAGGTCGTTGCTAAAGAAGGGGATTACGTCACCATTAAGCTCCCTTCCAAAGAAGTCCGCATGGTACGCAAGGAATGCTACGCCACCCTGGGACGAGTCGGGAATGCCGATTTTCGGAACCTGAAATTGGGTAAAGCTGGCCGGACGCGCCATCTTGGTAAACGTCCCCATGTCCGCGGTAGTGTGATGAACCCGGTGGATCACCCCCATGGTGGTGGTGAAGGTCGGGCTCCCATTGGTCGCTCTGGCCCCGTTACCCCTTGGGGTAAACCGGCCCTGGGAGCCAAAACCCGCAACAAGAAGAAGCGGAGTACGGCCCTCATCGTGCGTCGTCGGACGAAGTAA
- the rpsS gene encoding 30S ribosomal protein S19, whose amino-acid sequence MGRSLKKGPFVAEHLLKKVEKLNAKGEKQVIKTWSRASTILPEMVGHTIAVHNGKQHVPVFVSEQMVGHKLGEFAPTRTFRSHSKSDKKAGRK is encoded by the coding sequence ATGGGTCGTTCTCTCAAAAAAGGGCCGTTTGTGGCGGAGCATCTCCTGAAAAAGGTAGAAAAGCTAAACGCCAAAGGCGAAAAACAAGTGATTAAAACCTGGTCTCGGGCTTCCACTATCCTCCCGGAAATGGTGGGCCATACGATTGCTGTCCACAACGGCAAACAACATGTCCCGGTTTTTGTTTCGGAACAAATGGTCGGTCATAAGCTGGGTGAATTTGCGCCGACGCGAACGTTCCGCAGTCACTCTAAGAGCGATAAAAAAGCGGGTCGCAAATAA
- the rplV gene encoding 50S ribosomal protein L22 — MAIDTTVETKAIARYVRMSPFKVRRVLDQIRGRSYREALIILEFMPYKACEPILKALRSAVANAEHNEGLDPASLVVSQAFADGGPSLRRFRPRAQGRAYQIRKPTCHITVAVAPLLTEN, encoded by the coding sequence ATGGCGATAGATACGACAGTCGAAACCAAGGCCATTGCCCGCTACGTGCGGATGTCCCCGTTTAAGGTGCGCCGTGTCCTGGATCAAATCCGGGGTCGTTCCTACCGGGAAGCCTTGATTATTTTAGAATTTATGCCTTACAAGGCCTGTGAACCTATCCTCAAGGCCCTGCGGTCTGCGGTAGCGAATGCGGAGCATAATGAAGGGTTAGATCCAGCTAGCCTGGTGGTTAGCCAGGCCTTTGCTGATGGCGGCCCCAGCCTGCGTCGCTTCCGGCCCCGGGCCCAAGGCCGAGCCTACCAAATTCGTAAACCCACCTGTCATATTACGGTTGCCGTGGCACCGTTGTTGACAGAGAACTAA
- the rpsC gene encoding 30S ribosomal protein S3 yields MGQKIHPVGFRLGVTKEHLSCWYADAKRYPELLQEDHKIRQYVEKNLSNAGIADIRIERKADQIELAIHTARPGVVVGRGGSGIEQLRQGLQSALGGTRQIRINVIEVARVDADAALMAEYIAQQLERRVSFRRVVRQAIQRAQRAEVKGIKIQVSGRLNGAEIARTEWVREGRVPLHTLRADIDYSYRTAKTTYGILGIKVWIFKGEIIPGQEEFTAVTPANQPRRKSRRQQFEDRSEDKK; encoded by the coding sequence ATGGGACAAAAAATACATCCAGTAGGCTTCCGCCTTGGCGTTACCAAAGAGCACCTCTCCTGTTGGTATGCCGACGCTAAACGTTACCCAGAGCTTCTCCAGGAAGACCATAAAATTCGACAGTACGTCGAGAAAAATCTGAGTAACGCCGGCATTGCCGATATTCGCATTGAGCGTAAGGCCGACCAAATTGAACTAGCTATCCATACGGCTCGCCCAGGGGTCGTGGTAGGCCGGGGGGGATCTGGCATTGAGCAACTGCGCCAGGGCCTTCAGAGCGCTCTGGGGGGCACCCGGCAAATTCGTATCAATGTAATCGAAGTAGCCCGCGTTGATGCAGATGCCGCTTTGATGGCAGAATACATCGCCCAACAGCTAGAGCGTCGGGTTTCCTTCCGTCGCGTCGTTCGTCAGGCCATTCAACGGGCCCAACGGGCCGAAGTGAAAGGCATCAAAATCCAAGTCAGTGGTCGTCTTAATGGTGCAGAAATTGCCCGTACCGAGTGGGTTCGCGAAGGACGGGTTCCCTTGCACACCCTGCGGGCTGATATCGACTACTCCTATCGCACGGCTAAGACAACCTACGGAATCCTTGGCATCAAGGTCTGGATTTTCAAGGGAGAAATTATTCCCGGACAGGAAGAGTTTACCGCTGTCACCCCAGCCAACCAACCCCGTCGGAAATCCCGCCGTCAACAGTTTGAAGACCGTTCAGAGGATAAGAAATAG
- the rplP gene encoding 50S ribosomal protein L16 encodes MLSPRRTKFRKQQRGRMRGLAERGSTLNFGDYALQATEPCWITSRQIEAARRAMTRYIRRGGKIWIRIFPDKPVTMRPAETRMGSGKGSPEFWVAVVKPGRIMFELDGVSEEVAREAMRLAAQKLPIKTKFITRQEEYI; translated from the coding sequence ATGTTAAGTCCCAGAAGAACAAAATTCCGTAAACAGCAACGGGGCCGGATGCGAGGTTTAGCGGAGCGCGGTAGCACCCTCAACTTTGGTGACTATGCTCTCCAGGCCACGGAACCCTGCTGGATTACCTCTCGCCAGATTGAAGCGGCCCGTCGAGCCATGACCCGCTACATTCGTCGGGGCGGTAAGATTTGGATTCGTATTTTTCCCGATAAACCCGTCACCATGCGTCCCGCAGAAACCCGGATGGGTTCCGGTAAAGGTTCCCCTGAATTTTGGGTGGCCGTCGTCAAACCCGGTCGCATCATGTTTGAACTAGATGGGGTTTCCGAAGAAGTAGCTCGGGAAGCCATGCGCCTTGCAGCCCAAAAATTACCCATCAAAACTAAATTTATCACTCGTCAAGAGGAGTACATTTAA
- the rpmC gene encoding 50S ribosomal protein L29 gives MPLPKIADARKLNAEELAEEILAAKRKLFELRFQQATRRLEKNHEFKHTRHRLAQLLTVERERELTAQSSEEE, from the coding sequence ATGCCTCTGCCTAAGATTGCCGACGCCAGAAAGCTTAACGCTGAAGAATTGGCAGAAGAAATTTTAGCCGCTAAGCGCAAACTGTTTGAATTGCGGTTCCAACAGGCCACCCGTCGCCTCGAAAAAAACCACGAATTTAAGCATACGCGTCATCGCCTAGCTCAACTGCTCACCGTCGAACGGGAGCGTGAACTCACCGCCCAATCATCCGAGGAGGAGTAA
- the rpsQ gene encoding 30S ribosomal protein S17: MATKERVGTVISNKMDKTVVVAVENRSPHPKYGKIVVKTQKFKAHDEDNRCQEGDRVRIQETRPLSKTKRWIVTEIMSHQS, from the coding sequence ATGGCTACTAAAGAGCGCGTGGGAACGGTTATTAGCAACAAAATGGATAAAACCGTCGTTGTTGCGGTAGAAAACCGCTCTCCCCACCCTAAATACGGCAAAATTGTCGTCAAAACCCAAAAATTCAAAGCTCACGACGAAGACAATCGCTGTCAAGAAGGCGACCGGGTTCGTATTCAAGAAACCCGTCCCCTCAGCAAAACCAAGCGTTGGATCGTGACGGAAATCATGAGCCATCAATCCTAA
- the rplN gene encoding 50S ribosomal protein L14, producing MIQQQTYLNVADNSGARKLMCLRVLGTGNCTYGGIGDQIIAVVKDAIPNMPVKKSDVVKAVIVRTKQPLRRDSGMTIRFDDNAAVIINNDGNPKGTRVFGPVARELRDKNFTKIVSLAPEVL from the coding sequence GTGATTCAACAACAAACCTATCTCAATGTCGCAGACAACAGTGGTGCCCGTAAACTCATGTGCCTGCGGGTTCTGGGAACCGGCAACTGTACCTACGGTGGCATTGGTGACCAAATTATCGCCGTTGTCAAAGATGCGATTCCCAATATGCCCGTCAAAAAATCCGACGTGGTTAAGGCGGTGATCGTCCGGACGAAACAACCCCTGCGTCGTGATAGTGGCATGACCATCCGTTTTGATGACAATGCCGCTGTGATTATTAACAACGACGGTAATCCCAAGGGAACGCGGGTCTTTGGCCCAGTGGCTCGTGAACTGCGGGATAAAAACTTTACCAAGATCGTTTCCCTCGCCCCGGAGGTTCTCTGA